DNA from Actinoplanes sp. SE50/110:
AGGCAGGGCGCGGACGGGTGGGGCACCCCGTACCGGCTGAGCGGGGTTCAGATTCTGGTGTAGCGCAGGTCGGTGATGGGCCGGCCGGCCTCGGTGCCGCGTCTTTCGAATTTGGTGCGCGGGCGGGTGTGCGGCGAGCCGGCGGGGAGGCGGCGCAGGCCGGGGTCGGCGTCGAGGGTTTCGGCCATGGCTTCGGCGTAGTGCGGCCAGTCGGTGGCGCAGTGCAGGACACCGCCGGGGTGCAGGCGGTCGCGGAGCAGGGCCACGTTCGCCGGTTGGATCAGCCGCCGCTTGTGGTGACGGGCCTTGGGCCACGGGTCCGGGAAGAAGACGTGGACGGCGTCGAGCGCCTCCGGGGCGATCCGGTGGACCAGCTGCATGGCGTCGCCGAGGGCGACCCGGACGTTGGTCAGCCCGAGGTCGCCGACCAGGGCCAGCAGGTTGCCGATGCCCGGGGTGTGCACCTCGACGGCCAGGTAGTCGCGGGCCGGGTCGGCGGCGGCCATCGCGGCGGTGGCGTCGCCCATGCCGAATCCGATCTCGAGGACGACGGGCGCCGCACGGCCGAAGAGCCGCGGCAGGTCGAGCGGGGTGCGGTCGCCGTCCAGGACGGTCAGGCCGAACAGCGGCCAGAGCGCGGCGTGGGCGTCCGCGTGCCGGCTGCTCATCCGCCCCCGCCTCGGGTGAAAAGTCCGGATCGGCCGAGGTTCGTCGATTCCGGGGCCGGGCGTGTCGCGGGGGGTCTCAGTCATGGCGGGCCCCACGATACCGCCGGGCCCGCGGTCAGCGAGGCCGGGCCGACGGCTGGGAGCCCTGGTGGAGCAGGGTGCGGGCGCCGGTCTTCAGGTCGACCAGCGTCACCCAGGAGTGGCCCCGGGTCTGTGAGGTGACCAGTGCGTGCCCGGCGTCGAGATACGCCGCCTCCCGGTCCTGGGGCACCCCGACCGTCCTCTTGGCGCCGGTTCCCGGATCCCATTCGACGACGTGCACCGGCTCGTTCTCAGCCGCCGTCTCCCCCTCCTGGTAGGCGGTGAACGCGAGCCGTTTCCCGTCCGGGCTCCAGGCCGGCACCGCCGCGAACCCCTTGTTCTGCAGGCTGCCGCCGCCGTACGCGGCCACCGTCCGCTCCTCCCCCGAGCTGACCGTCCCGATGCTCAGGCAGGCGTCGTAGACCGCGTCACACTCCCCGCCCCGGAAGGCGATCTGTTTGCCGTCCGGCGACCAGGCCACCGCGTCGTCCACCCGCAGCCGGTCGGCCAGCGACCCGGTCACCTTCTGCGGCGCTTCGACCTCGGGCAGGTCCTCACCGCGGCACCCGGCGGGGAAAAGGACTTCCGGGTTGCCCGACCCGGCGGCCGCGATCCGGTAGACGCCCGGCCCCCCGGTGCAGGAGGTGGACGCGAACGCCAGCCACTTCCCGTCCGGTGACCAGGACGCCCCGCCGGCCGGCCGGTCGCTGACCCGCCGCTGCCCGGTCCCGTCCGGCTTCATGGTCCACAGCCGGCCGTCCCTGAGCACGGCCAGCTGCCTGCCGTCCGGTGACCACCGGGGTCGGGCGTACCCGGCCCCGGTGGTGATCCGCTTCTCGGCCGGTCCGGCGCTGACGTAGACGTCCCCGCCGCGGACGTAGGCCATCGGGGTGGGAAGTGCCGGAACCGGAACGATTCCGGCCAGCATCGCGACCGCCACCACATTGATCATGGCTTCTTCCTTCCCCCGGACGTCTCCACGCCCCTGCACCATCGTCGCAACCGGCCTACTCCTTAACGCGGATGACGAATCGCGGATGACGAATCGCGGCTGAGGGCACGCGGATGAGGGAACACGGCTGACGGACCTCCGGGGCGGGGGCCGGCACGTTCCACTGCGGCGCGGGCTAACGCGGATGCACGACCCCGGCCGACCCACCGCCCCGGCGGACCGGCTCGGCGACCGCGAGCTGCGACCCGCACGGACCGAATTCGATCGCAGTGGCGGCGCCGATCTCCGCCGCGTCCGGCCCGAAGACATGGCCGAGCGCGGTCAGCTCCGGCCCGTACGTGGTGTGGAACGCGGGCTCGGCCTGGATACCCGCGGTGTTGCGCTGCGCGGCCCGCGGCGCGGCGACCGCCTGCGGCAGGGTCAGCCCGAGTTCGAGCCGCCCGTACAGGATCTGCAGCACGGTCGTGATGATCGTCGACCCACCCGGCGCCCCGGCCGCGAGGTACGGCCGGCCGTCCTTGAGCACGATGGTCGGCGACATCGAGCTGCGCGGGCGCTTGCCGGGGCCGGGCAGGTTCGGGTCCGGATTGTCG
Protein-coding regions in this window:
- the trmB gene encoding tRNA (guanosine(46)-N7)-methyltransferase TrmB; the protein is MSSRHADAHAALWPLFGLTVLDGDRTPLDLPRLFGRAAPVVLEIGFGMGDATAAMAAADPARDYLAVEVHTPGIGNLLALVGDLGLTNVRVALGDAMQLVHRIAPEALDAVHVFFPDPWPKARHHKRRLIQPANVALLRDRLHPGGVLHCATDWPHYAEAMAETLDADPGLRRLPAGSPHTRPRTKFERRGTEAGRPITDLRYTRI
- a CDS encoding PD40 domain-containing protein, encoding MINVVAVAMLAGIVPVPALPTPMAYVRGGDVYVSAGPAEKRITTGAGYARPRWSPDGRQLAVLRDGRLWTMKPDGTGQRRVSDRPAGGASWSPDGKWLAFASTSCTGGPGVYRIAAAGSGNPEVLFPAGCRGEDLPEVEAPQKVTGSLADRLRVDDAVAWSPDGKQIAFRGGECDAVYDACLSIGTVSSGEERTVAAYGGGSLQNKGFAAVPAWSPDGKRLAFTAYQEGETAAENEPVHVVEWDPGTGAKRTVGVPQDREAAYLDAGHALVTSQTRGHSWVTLVDLKTGARTLLHQGSQPSARPR